One Vitis riparia cultivar Riparia Gloire de Montpellier isolate 1030 chromosome 4, EGFV_Vit.rip_1.0, whole genome shotgun sequence genomic window carries:
- the LOC117912289 gene encoding VQ motif-containing protein 11-like yields the protein MDTRRLHYTVSSPPTPPPTSTTFVQADATTFRDLVQKLTGAAVDSPEKLPVTLPVRASARPNSVDSSTGPRRSPFKLQERRHTMRKLEIKLGLTTLRNSPFPHSPRVVSPTPSPVTPLSSESMFSGRTGSSGGDSPAEEEERAIAEKGFYFLPSPMSTPRGSEPPELLTLFPLSSPSQRTRDS from the coding sequence ATGGATACAAGGCGCCTTCACTACACAGTCTCTTCGCCACCCACTCCACCACCCACCTCCACCACCTTCGTCCAAGCCGACGCCACCACCTTCCGAGACCTTGTCCAAAAGCTCACCGGCGCCGCCGTCGACTCTCCAGAGAAACTTCCCGTCACCCTCCCCGTCCGGGCATCTGCGCGACCCAACTCCGTCGACTCCTCCACCGGGCCTCGCCGCTCGCCGTTCAAGCTCCAGGAGCGGCGACACACCATGAGGAAGCTCGAGATCAAGCTGGGCCTCACCACGCTCCGGAACTCGCCGTTTCCCCACTCCCCGCGCGTCGTGTCGCCGACTCCTAGCCCGGTGACTCCGCTTTCGTCGGAGTCGATGTTCTCCGGGAGAACGGGGAGCTCCGGCGGAGATTCGCCGGCGGAGGAGGAGGAGAGGGCGATTGCAGAGAAGGGTTTTTACTTCCTCCCGTCACCGATGAGTACACCGAGGGGGTCGGAGCCGCCGGAGCTTTTGACTCTATTTCCTCTGAGTTCCCCGAGTCAACGCACTCGAGATTCGTGA